From the Kitasatospora atroaurantiaca genome, the window AGACCGTCCAGTACGGCCTGTTCGGCCAGACCACCCAGACCGACGAGACCGCCAACGGCTCCACCCGCACCACCACGATCACCGCGGACGCCGCGGGCCGCCCGGTGACCACCACGGTCAGCGGCGGCGTCGGCACGGCTGTCCCCGCGGTCACGGTCACCTACGACCCCGCGACCGGCGCGGTCACCAAACAGGACTCCACCGGCGGCGGGACGATCACCAAGGCGTACGACGTGCTCGGCCGCCAGATCTCCTACACGGATGCCGACGGTGGCGTCACCACCACCGAGTACGACGCGCTGAACCGGCCCACCAAGGTGACCGACAGTGTTCCGTCCACGACCACCTACGCCTACGACACCGCCATCGACCCGCGCGGCCTGGCGACCTCGACCACGGACTCCGTCGCCGGAACGTTCACGGCGCGATACGACGCCGATGGTGGTGTGGCAACCCAGGGCCTGCCCGGTGGCTTCACCATGACGAACCGCCAGGATCCCGCAGGCGCCGCCGTCAACCGGACCTACACCCGCGACAGCGACGGCACCGTGCTGGTGTCCGACGGCATCACCGAGACGGTCCACGGACAGTGGGCCACCCATGCCGGAACTGCCGGCGTCACCGCTGCCCAGAGCTACACCTACGACAAGACCGGCCGTCTGACCCAGGTGCAGGACACCTCCGTGGATGCCGTCTGCACCACCCGCAGCTACACCTTCGACAAGAACACCAACCGCACCGCACTCGGCACCACCACCGCGGCCCGCGGCCAGGTCTGCACCACCACCGGGGGCACCACGGCCACCAGCATCTACGACAGCGCCGACCGCCTGGTGAACTCCGGCTACACCTACGACGCGTTCGGCCGTACCACCGCCCTGCCCGGCACCGCGATCGCCTACTACAACAGTGACCTGGTGCAGCAGCAGACTGCGGGCAGCAACCGGCAGACCTGGACCCTCGACTCCAACCAGCGCCTGCACGCCTGGACAGCCGAGACCAACAACGCCGGGACCTGGACCCAGACCGGGTCCAAGACCAACCACTACGACTCGGACGCCGACAGCCCCCGCTGGATCACCGAGGATGTCTCAGGAAACGTCACCCGCAACGTCGCCGGCAGCGAGGGCGGTCTCGGCGCCACCACCACCAAGACCGGGGGTACCGTCCTCCAGCTCTCGAACCTCCACGGCGACATCACCCTTCAGCTCCCGCTGGATACCGCCGTTGCCCCGGTCGTCCTCGACTTCGACGAGTTCGGTAACGCCCGCAGCTCCCAGCCCAAGGCTCGATACGGCTGGCTGGGCGCCAAGCAGCGCTCCGACGACACCCCCACCGGCCTCACCCTCATGGGGGCCCGCCTCTACAACCCCGCCACCGGGCGGTTCCTCTCGGTCGACCCGGTAGCCGGCGGATCCGCCAATGCGTACGAATACGTCAACCAGGATCCGGTGAACAAGCTCGACCTGGACGGCCGGAACGCCCGGGGGAGGCAGCGCAGCAGCGAGTTCACTCACTGGACCGACAAGGAGCTCGCCGACGCCTACAAGTCTCCGCACACGTCGAAGGCCATGAAGCAGAAGATCAAGAAGGAGCAGAAGGCCCGAGGTGACAGAGGTTCGCGCTCCAGCCACTCGAAGAAGGCCGGCGGGCACAGCAACTTCTGGTGGAGCGCCGCGAAGTGGACACTCGGTGGAATAGCCGTCGGCGCGGCCGCCGCGGCCTGTGTCTTCGGCGGGTGTGAAGCAGCAGCCGCCGCGTTCGGTATCGGTGCTTTCTTCACGTGGGCCTTTACGTGGTAGGTATGACCTCCCACCTGTTTGCTCCGATCGACTTTGGGGCTGGTTGAGATCACATCGAAATACAGACTGAGGACGAGGCTGAGAGTCCTGCTGCCGTCTTGGCTCGGCAGGGCCTTCCCGAAGGGGAAGGGCGATTGCGGTGCGCACGAGTGGTACCGGTACGACGAGAGCTCGTACCGGTGCTATCACTGCGCGGTGGGAGTGAGGCCCGTCACCGAGGAGGACGACCGGGCCCGCAGGGATCAGGCCGTTCCGCCGAGGTCCACGGAAAACCCGTAAATTGATCGACAGTGGCCCGCCGGATGTTCCGGCGGGCCACTGTCGGTCGGACTCAAGCCTCAGGTCTCCGACCTCAGTTGAACGGAATCCGCAGGACCGAGACGCTGCCCTGCGCCTGGCTCGCCCCGACTCGCAGCTGGGCCGGCCCGTTGCCGATGGCCGACCAGACCTCGACGCGGATGGTGCCGTGGTCGAGGTTGCCGAGCGTGCCGGTCGCGGAGAGCAGGCCGGCCCCCGCGCCCGAGTACCGCTCCCAGCCGGTGACCGGGTCGGTCGCGAAGTAGCGGAACGTCTCGACCCGGCTGAAGGTGCCGCTGCCGGTCAGGTCGTAGGAGACCCTGACCTGCTGCCCCAGCCCGACGCCCGTCCCGGCGTCCACGTAGAGGTCGAAGTCCGTTGCCGCGCCGGAACGCAGGGTGCCGCTGACGTTACGGATCTCGTAGACCTTGGCCTGGTACGGCGTGCCGTCGTGGTTGGCGCCGCCCGCCGAGGGGATGGTGTCCACGGCGGCCGCGGCACCGTACGCCGTGGACAGCGCGCCGCCGGCCTGCAGGTAGAAGGTGTTGCCGGTGGTCGCGGGCACGGTCGACGTCGGGCTGGGGGTAGGGGTAGGGGTGGGTGAGGGCGAGCCGGTGGTCCCGCCGCTGCCGCCGTCCTGGAAGGAGCCCCGCTCGCTCGCCGTGGAGCGCGCCGGCACCGTCAGTGTCGTGCCGTCCGAGAAGTGGACCGCCCGCGCCGCCGTACCGTAGTTGTGCGCCACGTGCGTCCGGGTCGCGCCGTTGACGAAGACGGCCGCCGTCGGGGTGTCGGCGGTGACCGCCGGGTCGAGCGTGCCGAGCGAGGCCAGGTTGTAGATCCAGTGGTACGTGTGCGCCTTGGACTCGCCCTCCTCCGGGGTGTAACCGCCGATTCCGCTGTCCCAGTTGGCCTTGGCGGCAGCCGGGTCGGCCAGTGCCTGGAACTCCCAGAGCAGGTCGCGCCAGTCGGTGAAGGCTCCCCCGTTGTTGGCCTTCAGTTCGGCCAGATTGGCCTTGATCTCGTCCTGGCGGCGCGCCAGGTAGAGCGAACCGCCGGTCACCGGGAGCACGTTGATCCCGTGGATCATGCCGGGGCTGGCCGTCCACCAGGTCGAGTACGCGGCCCCGCTGCCCCAGACCATGCCGACCGTGTGGTGGCCGAAGCTCGCCGGGAACACCGCGTGGTCCGCGTCGAACCAGTACTGCTCCACCGCGTTGGCCTCGGTGGTGTAGAGATAGATGCCGAGGTCGCGCAGCGCGCCGTCCCCGGTGGCGGAGCCGTAAAGGATGAGCCCGGAGCTGAAGTTGAGCGACTCGGAGGAGGACTCCTCGTTGTTGCCGGCCGCGAAGCCCTCGTGTCCGGAGGCCCAGCCCTGGCCCGCGTACGGGTCGAAGTTGCGCAGCAGCGGGAAGCGGGTGTCGGTGCGGTCGCTGTTGGCGGCGTCCTTGGCGAGCAGCTTGACCATGCCGCCCCAGGCGGAGTCGGCGGCCCAGGCGGAGTCGTAGCGGGCCACGGTGGCAGCGGCCTGGACGAAGTAACCGTAGTGGAAGTGGTGGTCGTTGAGCTCGGCGTCCGTGCCGTAGGAGGCCGGGTAGCCGATCAGCGTCTTCCAGGTGCTGTCGTACGCGAAGCCCGGCGAGCCGCCGCCGGTGAACCAGGTCTGCATCTTGCCCTTGATCAGGCCGAGCAGCTTGTCACGCGTCGCGGCGTCACCCAACTGGTCAGCGATCGGTACGAGTTGGGCCAGCCGCCCGAGGGCCTTGCCGGTCCAGTAGGTGTCGGTGGCGGCCAGGAACGGGTCGCTCGCGTTGGCCTGGTCCCGGACGTACGCCGCCAGCGCGGCCCGGTCGTAGGAACCGACGTCCGGCAGCGAGGGCAGTACGCCGCCGACGCTCTGCACGGTGGTGAAGCCGCTTCCCTGGCGCACCTTCATCTGCCCGCGCGGCGAGGTGTACGTGAGCGAGGTCAGCGCGTCGCCGGTGGCGAGCCACTGGTGGCGGTAGAGCGCGAGGAGGGTGCCGGTCTGGCTGCCCTCCTGCGGCGTGGTGGTCGCGGTGTAGGTGGTCGACAGCGTCCCGTTGGCGGCCTGGTAGCTCCAGGTGACCTTGGTGTCGGTGACGAAGCTGTAGGCATAGGTGCGGAACAGGGCCAGGTCGGCCTGCGAGGGCAGGACGGCGACCGAGTAGTAGTCCTTGGCGCCGAGGGCCGCGCTCAGTGTGCTGCCGTTGACCGTCCAGCTGGTGCCGGTCGGGGCGAAGAGCCCGTAGTTGTGGCCGCCGACGGTGATGCCGAGGACGTTGCCCTGGTTGGAGAAGACCGTCGGGGTGCCGGCTGCGGTGACCTGGGCCGCGCCGCCGGTGGCGTGGGCGTAGACGTAAGGGAGCCCGTGGCCGATGGTCGCGGAGAAGGTGTGGGCGCCGTCGGCCCAGTACGGGGTGACGGTCCAGTCGGACCAGCCGTCGACCTTGGTGTCCGGGGAGTTGAGACCGGCCACGCCGAGGGTGAGGTCGCGGGTGTGGGTGAAGTCGTACTGGCGGCCGTCGGAGGTGACGGTCGGCGTGGTCGGGTAGCCGACCTCCAACCCCCCGGCGGCCGCCTTGAAGGTGAAGGGGTGGGCGTAGAGGTTCTCCGAGTACGGGTTGCCCGCATAGCGCTGGTAGATCAGCGAGGACCACCAGTCGTTGGTCGGCGCGGCCTTGCCGGCCATCCGAGCGGTGACCTTGGGGGTGACCGGCGCACCGTCGGAGTTGGTGGGCCCGACGGTACCGGCGGGGCGGCTGTCGCTGTAGGAGCCGAGCCCGACCGGGACGGTCGCCGCGGAGGCGCTGCCCGCGCCGACCGTGGCGGTGAGGGCGGCCGCCGCGGCGAGGGCGAGGGCGGTGATCGCGGCGGCCGGGCGGCGGAGGGATCTGGTGCGAGGGCTGGCGCGATGGAGCTGGCGTGGCGGCTTCATGGGGTGGCACCTCGGGTGGGGGGCATGGGAACGAGTGAGAGCGCTCTCAGCTTTCGGACCGTAGAGGTGTCCGAGGAGGGGTGTCAACGGCCAGGGCGAGATCCGCGCCGACTCCTCGATGTTCACCTTCCAAACGCACAGCTGGGCCAACTCCCGAGATTACGTTCAGGTTTCGACCTCTTGACGGGAGAACGGACCGCCCGGCAGTCTCCTCGCAACGACTGAGAGCGCTCTCAGCCTCGATCTCAGAGTCCGACCAGTCGTCCACCCACCTCAGCCGCGCCAGGAGGCATCCCCATGCGCCCCTTCAGAGCCCGCCGCACCACCGCCGCCGTCGGCAGTGCCGCCCTCGCCGCCACCATGCTCCTCACCGCCTGCAGCTCCGGCACGGCCGGCTCGAAGGACAACGCCGGCGGCGACGGCAAGGTCACCCTCACGATCGACCTCTTCGGCACCTTCGGGTTCAAGGAGACCGGCCTCTACGACGAGTACATGGCGGCGCACCCGAACATCACCATCAAGCAGACCGACACCCAGGACGAGGGCCAGTACTGGCAGGCACTGCAGACCAAGCTCGCCGGCGGCGGCGGGCTCGCGGACATCCAGGGCCTGGAGGTCGGCCGGATCGCCAGCGTCGTCCAGAAGCAGGCCGACAAGTTCGCCGACCTCAAGACCCTCGGGCTCGGCGGCGTCAACGACGACCTGGTGCCCTGGAAGGGCGCGGCCGTCAGGACCGCCGACGGCAAGGTGCTCGGCGCCGGTACGGACATCGGCCCGGAGGCGATCTGCTTCCGTACCGACCTCTTCAAGGCGGCCGGCCTGCCCACCGACCGCACCGAGCTGGCCGCCAAGTGGTCCAGCTGGGACGGTTACCTGGCCCTGGGGAAGCAGTACGTCACCAAGGCAGCAGGCGGGTCCGCCCCCGAAGGGAACAAGTGGACGGACAGCGCGGCCGGGATGTTCACCGCCGAGGTCGGCCAGGAGAAGGTCCGCTACGCCGACGAGAGCGGAAAGCCGGTGTACGACAAGAGCCCGGCCGTGCAGACCGCGTGGGCCAACTCCACCAAGCTGGTCGCCGACGGCCTCTCGGCCAAGCTGCCGCAGTGGACGCCGGAGTGGAACAAGGCCTTCAGCACCGGCAAGTTCGCCACCCTCAGCTGCCCCGCCTGGATGATCGGCTACATCAAGGGCCAGGCCGGCGAGGCCTTCGCGGGCAAGTGGGACATCGCGGCCGGCCCCGGCAAGACCGGCAACTGGGGCGGCTCCTACCTGGCGATCCCGAGAAGCTCCAAGCACCAGAAGGAGGCCGCCGAGCTGATCAAGTGGCTCAACGCCAAGGAGCAGCAGGCCAAGCTCTTCACCAAGCAGGGCTCCTTCCCCTCCAGCACCGGCGCCCAGGCCGCGATCAAAACCGTGAAGGACCCGTACTTCAACAACGCGCCGATCGGCGAGATCTTCAGCGAGTCAGCGGCCAACATGCCCGCCCAGGTGCTCGGCACCGACGACGGCGTGATCGGCAAGGCGTTCACCGACGCCCTGGGCGAGGTGGAGCGCACCGGCACCGCCCCGGCCACCGCCTGGCAGCACGCCCTGGACAACATCAAGAAGGCCAGCGGTAACTGACGCCTCATCACCTCTCTCCCGAGGACTCCTCGGGAGAGAGGGCCCACCGAAGGACCACCATGGCCACAATCTCCCGGCCCGCCCCCGCCCTCCCCGCGCAGGCCACCCGCGCCGCGCGGCCGCGCTGGGGCGCCCGGCTCGCCCCGTACGGCTATCTCGCCCCGTTCTTCGTCCTGTTCGCGGCCTTCGGGCTGTTCCCGCTGCTCTACACGGCGTACGTCTCGCTGCACCGCGTCGAGCTGCAGACGGCGGACCGGATGGACTGGCTGGGCCTGCAGAACTACACGCGTCTCTTCGAGGACCCGTTCTTCTGGAACGCGCTGCGCAACACCTTCACCATCGGTGTGCTGTCGACCGTCCCCCAGCTGCTCCTGGCGCTCGGTCTGGCCCACCTGCTCAACTACCGCCTGCGCGGCCGGACCTTCTTCCGGGTCGCGATGCTGATGCCGTACGCCACCTCGGTCGCCGCGGCCACCCTGGTCTTCGCCCAGCTCTTCGGGCGCGACTACGGGCTGATCAACTGGGTGCTGGCCGGCGTCGGGCTGAGCCCGGTGGACTGGCAGGCCGACACCTGGGCCTCGCAGTTCGGCGTCTCGGCGATCGTCACCTGGCGCTGGACCGGCTACAACGCGCTGATCTACCTGGCCGGGATGCAGGCCATCCCCGGCGAGCTGTACGAGTCGGCGGCGATGGACGGCGCCTCGCGCTGGCAGCAGTTCCGCCATGTGACCGTCCCCGGCCTGCGGCCCACGATCATCTTCACCGTGGTGGTCTCGACGATCGGCGCCTCCCAGCTGTTCGGCGAGCCCCTGCTGTACGAGGGCAACGCGGGCGGCGGGATCTCGCACCAGTACCAGACCCTCGGGCTCTACATGTACGAGCAGGGCTGGAGCTTCTTCCACCTCGGCCGGGCGGCGGCCGTGGCCTGGGTGATGTTCCTGCTGATCGTCGTACTCGCCCTGATCAACGCGGCGATCGCCGCCCGTCGCAACCGTACGGACCGGTGACACCCGTGATGAAACGCTCGCCCCTGCAGGGTGGTCCGCTCGCCTATGCCGTGCTGACGGCCGCCACGCTGGCCTTCGTCTTCCCGTTCTACTGGACGCTGGTGGCCGCCAGCCGGAGCAACTCCGAGCTCAGCGCGGCGACTCCGGCGCTCACACCCGGCCCGAACCTGTTCCACAACATCGGCGAGGCACTGCAACAGGCCTCGATCGGCACCGCGTTGCTCAACTCACTGCTGGTCTCCACCGCCGTCACGGCGGGCGTGGTGCTCTCCTCCACGCTGGCGGGCTTCGCCTTCGCCAAGCTCCGCTTCCGGGGGCGAGGGCTGCTGCTGGCCGTCACGGTCGGGACGATGATGATCCCGCCGCAGCTCGGGGTGATCCCGCTCTTCATGGTGATCGTCAAGCTGGACCTGCAGAACAAGCTGCCCGCCGTGATCCTGCCCTCGCTGGTGTCCGCCTTCGGGGTGTTCTTCATGCGGCAGTTCCTGATCCAGGCGCTGCCGGACGAGCTGATCGAGGCCGGGCGGATGGACGGCGCGTCCAGCCTGCGGATCTTCCGCAGCATCGTGCTGCCGGTGGCCCGTCCGGGGATGGCCGTGCTCGGGATGCTCACCTTCATGGCCACCTGGAACGACTTCTTCTGGCCGATCGTGGCGCTGAGTTCGCAGAACCCCACCGTGCAGGTGGCCCTCAAGTCGCTCGGTCAGGGGTACGTCCCCGACCAGTCGATCATCATGGCCGGCACGCTGCTTGGCACCCTCCCCGTCCTGGTGGTCTTCGGGCTGCTCGGCCGCCAGATCGTCGGCGGCATCATGCAGGGCGCCGTCAAGGGCTGACCCTCGTACTCTTCAACCATGGAAGGCGACATGTCCGTAGAGGCCCTGCCCGCTCCTGTCCGTACCGGAACTCCGACCGGATTCCCCACCGGCTTCGTCTGGGGCGCCGCCACCGCCGCGTACCAGATCGAGGGCGCCGCCGCCGAGGACGGCCGGACGCCGTCCATCTGGGACACCTTCAGCCGCACGCCCGGCAAGGTCCGCAACGGCGACACCGGCGACATCGCCGCGGACCACTACCACCGCTACCGCGAGGACGTCGCGCTGATGGCCGAACTCGGCCTGGGTGCCTACCGGTTCTCGCTCTCCTGGCCGCGCATCCGGCCCGGCGGCACCGGCCCGGCCAACGCGGCCGGCCTCGACTTCTACGACCGCCTGGTCGACGAGCTGCTGGCCAAGGGCATCTCCCCCGTCGCCACGCTCTACCACTGGGACCTCCCGCAGGCCCTCGAGGACCTCGGCGGCTGGACCAACCGCGACACCGCCTACCGCTTCGCCGAGTACGCCGCCCTGGCGGCCGGCCGGCTGGGCGACCGCATCCCGACCTGGACGACGCTCAACGAGCCGTGGTGCAGCGCCTTCCTCGGCTACGGCTCCGGCGTGCACGCCCCCGGCCGGACCAGCCCCGCCGACGCCCTGACGGCCCATCACCACCTGCTGCTGGCGCACGGCCTCGGCACCGGAGCCCTGCGTGCCGCACTGCCCGCCGGGGCCGAGGTCTCGCTGACCCTCAACCTCGCCGCCGTGCGGGCCCTCACGGACGGCCCCGCCGATCTGGACGCGGCCCGCCGGATCGACGGCCTGGCCAACCGGATCTTCCTCGACCCGGTCTTCCACGGCAGCTACCCGGCCGACGTGCTGGCCGACACCGCGAAGGTCACCGACTGGTCCTTCGTCCACGACGGCGACCTCGCCGAGATCTCCCGGCCCATCGACTCGCTCGGCATCAACTACTACACGCCGACGGTGGTCGCCTCCGACGACCCGTCCGCCCCGGCGCCCCGCCAGGACGGCCACCAGGGCGAGCTGTCGCCGTGGCCCGCC encodes:
- a CDS encoding glycosyl hydrolase → MKPPRQLHRASPRTRSLRRPAAAITALALAAAAALTATVGAGSASAATVPVGLGSYSDSRPAGTVGPTNSDGAPVTPKVTARMAGKAAPTNDWWSSLIYQRYAGNPYSENLYAHPFTFKAAAGGLEVGYPTTPTVTSDGRQYDFTHTRDLTLGVAGLNSPDTKVDGWSDWTVTPYWADGAHTFSATIGHGLPYVYAHATGGAAQVTAAGTPTVFSNQGNVLGITVGGHNYGLFAPTGTSWTVNGSTLSAALGAKDYYSVAVLPSQADLALFRTYAYSFVTDTKVTWSYQAANGTLSTTYTATTTPQEGSQTGTLLALYRHQWLATGDALTSLTYTSPRGQMKVRQGSGFTTVQSVGGVLPSLPDVGSYDRAALAAYVRDQANASDPFLAATDTYWTGKALGRLAQLVPIADQLGDAATRDKLLGLIKGKMQTWFTGGGSPGFAYDSTWKTLIGYPASYGTDAELNDHHFHYGYFVQAAATVARYDSAWAADSAWGGMVKLLAKDAANSDRTDTRFPLLRNFDPYAGQGWASGHEGFAAGNNEESSSESLNFSSGLILYGSATGDGALRDLGIYLYTTEANAVEQYWFDADHAVFPASFGHHTVGMVWGSGAAYSTWWTASPGMIHGINVLPVTGGSLYLARRQDEIKANLAELKANNGGAFTDWRDLLWEFQALADPAAAKANWDSGIGGYTPEEGESKAHTYHWIYNLASLGTLDPAVTADTPTAAVFVNGATRTHVAHNYGTAARAVHFSDGTTLTVPARSTASERGSFQDGGSGGTTGSPSPTPTPTPSPTSTVPATTGNTFYLQAGGALSTAYGAAAAVDTIPSAGGANHDGTPYQAKVYEIRNVSGTLRSGAATDFDLYVDAGTGVGLGQQVRVSYDLTGSGTFSRVETFRYFATDPVTGWERYSGAGAGLLSATGTLGNLDHGTIRVEVWSAIGNGPAQLRVGASQAQGSVSVLRIPFN
- a CDS encoding extracellular solute-binding protein, translated to MRPFRARRTTAAVGSAALAATMLLTACSSGTAGSKDNAGGDGKVTLTIDLFGTFGFKETGLYDEYMAAHPNITIKQTDTQDEGQYWQALQTKLAGGGGLADIQGLEVGRIASVVQKQADKFADLKTLGLGGVNDDLVPWKGAAVRTADGKVLGAGTDIGPEAICFRTDLFKAAGLPTDRTELAAKWSSWDGYLALGKQYVTKAAGGSAPEGNKWTDSAAGMFTAEVGQEKVRYADESGKPVYDKSPAVQTAWANSTKLVADGLSAKLPQWTPEWNKAFSTGKFATLSCPAWMIGYIKGQAGEAFAGKWDIAAGPGKTGNWGGSYLAIPRSSKHQKEAAELIKWLNAKEQQAKLFTKQGSFPSSTGAQAAIKTVKDPYFNNAPIGEIFSESAANMPAQVLGTDDGVIGKAFTDALGEVERTGTAPATAWQHALDNIKKASGN
- a CDS encoding carbohydrate ABC transporter permease, which produces MATISRPAPALPAQATRAARPRWGARLAPYGYLAPFFVLFAAFGLFPLLYTAYVSLHRVELQTADRMDWLGLQNYTRLFEDPFFWNALRNTFTIGVLSTVPQLLLALGLAHLLNYRLRGRTFFRVAMLMPYATSVAAATLVFAQLFGRDYGLINWVLAGVGLSPVDWQADTWASQFGVSAIVTWRWTGYNALIYLAGMQAIPGELYESAAMDGASRWQQFRHVTVPGLRPTIIFTVVVSTIGASQLFGEPLLYEGNAGGGISHQYQTLGLYMYEQGWSFFHLGRAAAVAWVMFLLIVVLALINAAIAARRNRTDR
- a CDS encoding carbohydrate ABC transporter permease; the encoded protein is MKRSPLQGGPLAYAVLTAATLAFVFPFYWTLVAASRSNSELSAATPALTPGPNLFHNIGEALQQASIGTALLNSLLVSTAVTAGVVLSSTLAGFAFAKLRFRGRGLLLAVTVGTMMIPPQLGVIPLFMVIVKLDLQNKLPAVILPSLVSAFGVFFMRQFLIQALPDELIEAGRMDGASSLRIFRSIVLPVARPGMAVLGMLTFMATWNDFFWPIVALSSQNPTVQVALKSLGQGYVPDQSIIMAGTLLGTLPVLVVFGLLGRQIVGGIMQGAVKG
- a CDS encoding GH1 family beta-glucosidase; the encoded protein is MSVEALPAPVRTGTPTGFPTGFVWGAATAAYQIEGAAAEDGRTPSIWDTFSRTPGKVRNGDTGDIAADHYHRYREDVALMAELGLGAYRFSLSWPRIRPGGTGPANAAGLDFYDRLVDELLAKGISPVATLYHWDLPQALEDLGGWTNRDTAYRFAEYAALAAGRLGDRIPTWTTLNEPWCSAFLGYGSGVHAPGRTSPADALTAHHHLLLAHGLGTGALRAALPAGAEVSLTLNLAAVRALTDGPADLDAARRIDGLANRIFLDPVFHGSYPADVLADTAKVTDWSFVHDGDLAEISRPIDSLGINYYTPTVVASDDPSAPAPRQDGHQGELSPWPADQGIRFLPAEGTRTAMGWPVDADGLYELLTRLRDDLPGVPLLVTENGAAYEDYSDPSGAVHDPERVAYLHAHLDAVRRAAADGAPVRGYFLWSLLDNFEWAYGYSKRFGIVHVDFASQRRTPKDSARWYAEVIRTGELPS